The DNA region aataaaatttaattagtacaaCACTAAATTGAATGAATGTTGCTGCACTTTTGAATAGCAACGAAATCATTAAATGCTTCTCACACAATGAATTGTGATTTTATTAACACAATCATTTATCTTACTGTTTCTCTCCGGGATATCTTTTAATATACCTACTGCTcgcaattattaatgtaaaattttataataaatctttgCATCGATAGATACGGGGATCTTTGTGTGGTCTATAGCctctaataaattgaatactgAACCATTTATCCTAGATATGCTTCTAGAGCTAAAACTAAACGTCGTCATAAATTACTCGCCAACTTTAAAACTATCAAAAAACCCCATTTTCAATAACTGTCAAGTGATGCACCTAATAAAAGCAAATTACTAATAACAGAACCAATAACTGTCAAATCAGTAATATTAGTCGCGTTGAGTGAAAACCGAGAATAATTCGTTTTCTTGTACAAAAActtgtttcatatttaaattaaggcacgggtttattaaaatgtaataaagcgtgctcaatttaaatacaagtTATAGCGGTTACTTTAATGAGGTTCCAATAAAAAGTCGAAAAAAAAATCCGTACATAAAACCGTGAAGTGGCTTGCTTGTTAAGATTCTCCAATTcagaaaactttaataaacggAAAATTTCTCATCACCACGTCCATCACATGCACCACGGATGTAAATCGAATTCGATTTCAAAACGATCATCGGGTCCCTTTCAATAAAATGAcggatgaaattttaattggcgTTAAAAGCGTTTTTGTCGCATCGTTAAAAAAAATGCCCCGCGAAACGACTCCCGGACGGAACGCAGCCGAGGCGGCAACATGTGCCGTACGAGGAACCAATCAGCAGCACGTCTCCAAAAATGATCGACCAAATTTTTGAGCGCGgagacagaaaaaaaaaaaactgccgAACTCGTTCACggctatttataaaaatccacACAAGATTCGTCCGCCTAATCGTTCGGTTACAGTCACGGCTATCGACTTCCGGGAAATTCTTCACGCATTGCTTTAaatgtcattaatattaagtgtGGCTGAAATGCTGCTGCGAGCAAaggaaacaaattattacacaCGAAATGGAATTTAGATTGCCATTCTTAATTTGCGCTGCGTGTGTTTTTGTTCATGTTCTCAATTGTTTTTGTCGCACACAAAACCGTGttgttacaattatatttaaccttATTCGCCAAATTCTACTGTTATCATCAGATTCGGGTTATTATTTGCAACTAATACATACGCTCGTTGTAGGTGTAACTGtttctgttaatttattagttaaaaatgtgaatagtTTGGAATCTGAATGGAAACAACTTGAAGATaatgaatcaaaataataagattCTTAAAGGCACTAAAAACTACATTAATTTGGTGTCCTACATTGGGTATTTTGCAGATCGTacagtaatagtaataaatagtaatagtaatagtaagtTTGTAAGGATCAAATGTAGCCGGTGGTTTCTAACATTTCTTTCTATGGTTTTCCTTTTCCTTTGATGTCATTAATGTGTGTTTACCTTTCTTAATAGTGGGTCCACCAAAGCTATGAATATTAAGATGGTAACCTTAAGGTTACAAgtgtataacataattaatgaaCAAGATACAATGGAAACTGACTGAAAAggaatacaatattaattaacttaagataattaattccaattagcaaataaaaaagtaaaaatatggaGCTAACATCTATATGAGCAATGATCttctgtgttatttattttaatcatagttgtcgagataaaataaaaccaatagAGGTGAAGcacttaaataactttttcgaCAATAATTCAGTTCAATATTGCATCAATTTCTGAACAGATTAAATCAGTTCAGTTAATTTGTCTGAAACTAATTGACTCAAGATGTGATTTATTAAAGCTTCGCTAAGAACAAATTAGTTGTACTGTAAAGTACAGTAAGTGAGTCGAAATAGTAAAATACCGACTGAATTGCGATTTACTGTTACAGTtgatttataagtaaaaacgTTGTCACTCATTATAACTATAATGGAGTTACAGaaagtgaaaaaaattgttaattgcaAGTGCTATTATTCCCAATCATTCTGGGATTGTTTACTGTTAGATTTTTTGAAAGCTCGTAAAAAATTGCAAACAACGATTAAATTATTCGTGTGCCGCGACAGATGGCTTTTGAATGATTATGGTGgcttttcttttaatttaacgtTTATGACCGACtcacgtttatttatttaattggccAAAAATAGGGTGTCACacgattatatttttgtaaacataATGGAACAACATTAATGGAATGTTATTGTGATGTTAATGTGATAATCAAAGATGctaattgaataaaagtttCATTAACAATCTattgttaacaataaaactgaatGGCCACCATAAATTACTCCGCAATAAAATCTAAACGAAGAATGTGcaatttatagataaataCGTTTATTTGATACAgttatatactttaatttcaaatactaaTCTAAGCCATTAATATCTAGGTGACCTTTATTTCGATAGTGTTACAATTAACGCAGACCAAAGATGGCTTTTGTATGAAATACTCATTTACAACGTTGtgcataaaaatcaattaggtCAACACCGGCTCTCTTGTCCCTTTTACAACAATCTCGACACATTCTCAATTGccaattagattatttaagttGAAACCATTGTTTGATCACGGCATTCAAGAAAATGTGagccaattttttattggcaCAAATCAAGGTTAATACTGATGAAAAGGAAAGTTCATACAAATCTGCAAAGAAAtggaatcaaaatatttaatactggtAAAGATTaacatttatgaatatttctttgtcaataattatttactattaataggAAATGGTATTTATGAAAGAGGCCGTGATTGCagctgtaataatattttaatcttttttgatACTCCGATTCAGAGTATCTCATccaaaacatttaacattatttttgattcttttctATAATTTCCTATATGGAGGCCATCTAAATGtagtgatttattttaaatttggacaTAAGACCACCCTGTATAAGACACTATATATCACTATATTCACTTACATATGAtgagttttgaatataaatttcttgGTTGAAATCTGAGTGTTATTacgattcataaaatttgtttcccGTTGtaacatttacaaatttaatactgGTGAAAAGGAAAGTTCATAGCAATCTGCAAAGAGagcgaataaaaattaaattttatgctgATCATTTTCGACTCCTTTTATTGCATGCCTACGAACAacgtaattatattaaattttgaaatttgtaaattttgtaagctTGTAAGCTTGTAAGCTTGTAAGTAAGTTTGTAAGTTTGTAAGTAAGTTTGTAAGTTTGTAAGTAAGTTTGTAAGTAAGTTTGTAAGTAAGTTTGTAAGTAAGTTTGCAAATAAGTTTGCAAGTAAGTTTGCAAGTAAGTTTGCAAGTAAGTTTGCAAGTAAGTTTGTAAGTAAGTTTGTGAGTAAGTTTGTAAGTAAGTTTGTAAGTAAGTTTGTGAGTAAGTTTGTAAGTAAGTTTGTAAGTAAGTTTGTGAGTAAGTTTGTAAGTTTGTAAGTAAGTTTGTAAGTAAGTTTGTAAGTAAGTTTGTGAGTAAGTTTGTAAGTAAGTTTGTAAGTAAGTTTGTGAGTAAGTTTGTAAGTAAGTTTGTAAGTTTGTAAGTAAGTAAATTTGTAAGTAagtttgttacaaaaaatgaaagtttttACTGCTACATCATAATTGTTGTCATGAGTGTTACATAGATAGGACCATCTGTACAAAACCATCTCTATAATTACTCACATATAGAGACTGTAAATGTCTGGTTTGAAATCTGACTTTTATTAAGATTCATAACGTTTGTTTCcagttataacaaatttaataatagtgaAAAGGAAAGTTCATACAGATCTGCAAAGACAACGAATAAAGAATAAGTTTTATGAGCATTTCTTTGTTTGTTGTTGGCAGATATGCAATAAAAGGAGCCGAAAATGATGAgaccatttttttttcgttttactTCTTGCACGGCAACGTCAACAATTATTTACTGTTAATAGGAAAAGGCATTTTTGAAAGAGGCCGTGATTGCGGCGGTAATAACACACTATTGCCTGGCATATCCAGTACACATCGTAAATTCAAGATAAGAAGAGAAAATAGGAAGAACTGCCTCCGTACATGCATTCAAGGTCATTGCGTGGGCTGTAATATGTAAATGCAACTATATTTCATGGACTTTATTTTTGCTCATTATATTCATAACTGTAACAGAAGAAACTGTCTGTGGAAAATTGAGCAATGTTCATCCGTACGATAAtctggtttattttatttcgccTCCGACGACCGTGGTGCGGCAGAAGCACGCCGGCCAGtcgaagaaattaattaaattttactttttacctAGAACATTATATTCGTTGAGGTCATCCTTCTCGGTAATATCAACCattaaacgaaaaaaaatGCCATAACGAGGCACGGTGCAGAACAGCggaaacaaagaaaaattcctctaaattttttatgtgccTAGTCCTTACGATAACTGTTAGAAAACTGTTAGGAAGagcgtttttaaatttacaaaaatcagATTATGTAACTACACATTAGCATATAACGAAACGTACAATgacaattaaatgaaatatgtacTCTTTGCGGTAACTGGACATTTATTGCAATATTCATGCACATAATAACTAACGGGTCTGTACTTATTAtaatacacaattttctttaatacttTATACGACATCTGTCTGTTATACaacctaaaattattacagattGTCCAACTGTAAATCAATGGGTTTCGATTATTACAGACGATTTTGACCAACGACAAActtcatttacatttatgtTGCACTTTAAACAGActtcagtaataaataaaaaccgtttatgtacatttttataattgtcagtcattaaaatattgccaattaatttttatttgttttatttttaaattaactacctatttaatgttaattttatcttcCCATTAGTCGTACTTAAATAATATGGTGATACTGACATTTTTATAACCATGTAAAACTGCAAATTTAGTAGCTGAATTTAACTGCAACTTTAAAATAcctatctaaatttttattgattcctattacatttattatgtatctaagtccttttttaatgttgctgtttaaattaaaactgtgtATTGATTTTcgtttctttataatttattgtttaacattaatttattctaatcaTTTCATTAAGGATTCACAAATGTAAAGTAATGAATGGGAGTACCACTTGATCTTAATGGTAAGGTGTAAACTGGGTTGCCTACCGTTAGTAATGATCTTGTAGTACTACCACGATTGAATAGACTAAGCCACCTTTTATTgggaatatttaatgaaaaaactatataaaaatcaaatattttatgataattgtaTGTACATAAActcattttacaaaatatatgattcaaataatacatttaaatatcatttatggtTCTGGAGTAAAATATcctataactaaaaaaatattaataatttattgtacgtTTCCAACGTTTCTTAcacactaaaaatattgtacaagTCTTTGCAGAATATGTTGAATTATCTACAATtaagtatttacttaaaatacatcaatttagaaaaagcAACAACATGTCTTAggtttatatacaaaaaatatgtacttgaCAAATTACATCCACCATAAACAAATGAGCGTTTgagtaaaagaataaaaacaataaatagatCTTTTCGACTTCCAAtacttaagaaataaaaaatactatatacaataacttaattttagttacAACTTTCAACATTAAAGCTAAAATCTGGTAAAAGTTTGGTCCCTAGTGGACAGGACTAATCTAACATTggtatatatataacattggtatatatataaaatataacgttAGGTATCTTAAAATctaattcttaaataattccatGTCATTATGCAGATGAGCACATTTTTGGaatgtacaaatttacaaGTCAATACGAAATTTAAACGGCAACAGAACGGTGTGGTTTTCTGTGACCGTTCAGAACAATTTCGAGATAAAAATCTCCGGTAAAAAAACTCGTGATTACAGAGTATTCGTTGTGGGTCGAAATgtgaaatgaaaaacaaaatggaAACGTTTGGAGCATTTTCACGATTCATAACCACGTCCGTGGATTGCTGTAAGCGGCGACATCTAGTCAGGTACCACCTAAGACGGAAGACAATATCCGGTGTAGGTTTTGATGGTGTCTTCGTCGTAGGTCTTGCTCGTTATTACGCCGTAATCCGTGTGATGGTGCGGACATCGGTGCGCATGGGGGCATTGGCACAACGTGTTTACGTTCACTTCGTCTAAAAACTCCTGACGTTTACGTACTGTAAACAATCTACAAGGTTCCTTCCTCTGGCATCTCAGCCTCTGTGAAATTAAAACGCAATTCTCAGATGTTTGCCAACAACTACATTATGCAGTACTCGATCTTTCGTGTCGGTGCCTTCGAGGCGCACATGGGATTTTCGGAAGAGCTTAACGATGGGCCAGGCGACAAACCCGAAAAATACTTTAGGTCCATTCTGGTCGTGgttttatgttttgattaagattaaatttgtCGTTCTGTAACCACTTTCATTAGACACACAAAATTCTGAGTGAAATGGTCGAACCATGTCcaatatctatatttaatagttttcgtattattcattttttttttcgataaAATGTGGTAAATGTAAATGGCAATTATAAACAGCCCATAACTTTttgctattaaaatttttaatatggatGTACCTTTGAAAAGTACTTAATAAACTGATTGGGAGAAACCAAGATACATTAGAAGAACTTTAAAGActattaactaaatatattatgtaaatgtaaattggttatagtttaaaatagtactttctatacatttatttacatttattttttaatgtatttcttTAATACTTCAGTGCTAAGACAAATAAATGCTTGTTGaacagttaattataataaaacctaAAGTACTTCCAAGTCGCCAAAAAAATGTGTGTCTAATCACAATATAAAACCATGACCTGGACCAACCAACAATTTCACTAAGGCTTCAACTCAAATCCTTACCATTTGCGGCGAACAAGAGAAGAGATATTGGAACGTCAACTGGTCATTGGGCATATGAATGACGTTCCTCTTGACCAGATAAGTGAGTGAGTTCCTCGGACAGTGGCAGTGCACCACCTGATCCGTCGTGTTGTTCGGATGCAACGTGATGGTCCACGTGGTGtccctaaagaacctaaaaattcGACAATCAGCGACAAATCGTCTTTTTGCAATCGAGCGTGATCTTACCTGCACCTGGGCAATTTTTTGACAGATTCACACATTTTGTACTGTCTGGTTTTTTCCACGAACGTGAATCCATCATCGTACTGTAAACTAGTTGAGCAGGTTCTTCCATTTGGACACCTGCACTGTTTTTCGATCCATGGAGTGTCGTACAGGTCGACTTTGTTGCATATGGATTTTGCCTTGCACAATGGAAGCTCCTCTTCGGAAGACTGGAACGGAACAACATTCGATCAGCACTggtctatttattaaatgccTTGTTTGTTTGTGAGTGCGTGAGTGCGTTATTCTAAGAAAGTCATCCCAGAATCTCATACCGATGATTAAATCTAAGAGAAAGCCCAATTGAGAGTATCTCGAATGTGTCGCAAGCTATTTAAATAGCTGACTTTTGACGTCCAATTAcgagattaattaaatcactGACGTACTTCttcgtaattattttaaggatATCCGTAACATTTGTTCATTCCAAGATAGTCTTAATGATGTCTATTAGAActacttaatataataaatttatctttgatCCTGcgttaattaaactattaaagttattgatttacagttttatcataattaaataagatgaATAAGAACTCAttcattactttttaaaatgcacTTCACCTgaacaaattgtttattgcCCATTTATTAATCAGTTTATGATAATACGATTAATGGATGCTGTTCTAAAcatattcttataatatttatcagttGGTCAATATTCAGGACAATCACAGTACTGTTAAACTAAGTTAACTGGAAAATAATATCGGCATAAAATAAAGTGTTTGTGTGAAGGAAATGCGGCATGTTACAACCGGATATAATTCGAGATACTTTTTaaaggaattaaatttaatcctaTAAAAGGAAGAGGATGCATCTACATTCATttctaatttactttttgttcggttgtaatctttttaaattacgaTAATAAGTATTGACGGGaacgaataattttatattatatgttttttgttgcaattataaaatagtttatgtgTTATGTTATACCGGTATTTTCCTTAACCGccgtaaaattaatgaaaaacgttaaaaggttttttctttaaatattcattaaaataatattagcattaatactaaattgtgaGATGACCTCAGCATCACATCCTTTTAACAGGcctaaaattcttttttaaaattatatacatgtgTTATGTGTACAATGATGGACAGAGAAATggcacaaattttaaaattcaacaattgctaaattaaaattaaaatgaatcttGTAATCCAGTGAAgagggaaataataaaaaacatgaaacatcaggctttaaatattgctgacatcttaaaaaataatttacaatattatacacatatatgaaacaacatactcaattgaaaatacaataagaaaacgtCCTAACAAGAAAAAACTCCTCAGATGTAGttctcaaaataaatgtttgaatcCCAAAGACACTACAAAACTTTGAAACATGGTGGAGGAatcgttttttataattatcttaattaatttataaactaactaaaaacttatttaaaaaggttcaaaattatcttaattttatacaaaattgtttaaaaagctccatcttaataatattcagtatGCTTTAAGTTGaagaaattatgtaaaaataaagataaaaaaaattaaaacagtattcattttttaaaaagtttcatatttgtctaaatagtaaaaaaatgccTAAAAAGCTGCTATTTCTCTGGTCACCACCACATTCGAGCACAAAGAGTTAAAccacaaaataacaattagtTAATGAATCAGTGCACCAGATCGTAACCCAATCCAAACCCAATTCAAACGACGGTTCCGTCCCTCGAACCAGCAATCCCATGGCTACGTCGtttttttctcttaaaaaaAGCCCCGATAGTCAACCAACTGCTTTATTTCCTGTGAGACAGGAAGAGTGCGGAAGAGAAAGAAAGGGAAGAAAAAGAAGGGGACAAAAAAATCACGGCACGGCACGGCACGGCACGGCACGGCAGATGTGGATGGGTGTTTAGGTGCCGCTGGACGGGGCCGCTGGACGGGACCGCCGGCCGACGGGCACAGGTGTCGTGTAAGGGGGTGCGTGGTGTGCGTAATGCGTGCCGCGCACTTTCCTACACCTTGTGCATCGGGATCGTGGGAAAATCGGGTCGTGGGCCCGGCAGCCGCATGTGCCATTATGCCATTATGCCTGCCACCCTCCACGCCCACACCCCGAAATTCCACGAACGAATCACGCACACTTGATCGTCTGGTATATCAATCAGAGGGTTGTGTAAGGTGGTGGTTGGTTTTTTTCTCGTTTTCGGGCTCGCCAGAGGAAGTTGGGGGAGGCGGGATGTTTTTACGAGGGTTCGAAcgaatttgtttattgtcGGATTTGGTTCTGTACAAAGGTCGACAAGGATTTACAAGGTGTCACATTCAATGTATGAAAGGCAAATGTTACAAACATgtcaattttgatttattttttaatttaaatattgaaaacaaaaactattaaaatataatattttattaaataaaatataatttatttaccataTACTAGACACTCTAGGGCTCAAAATGTTCGTAAAAGAGTTTTCTAGACaataaactaaacaaagaacatATTTGGTTGTCTTAATGCTTGAAAGGTGGAAAATATAGAAAGGGAGACGAGAAAGTAACACCAAATAAGAAAAATGCACTATAAGATGCATATCCATGGGCTCAAAAGGGCTGTAAAAGTGTACTCTAGACAATCaactaagtaaaaaataattttggtctattttctttgattcttAATGCctggaatatataaaaagggaGAGGAGAAAGTAACATCATAAtagtcattttatatattggatTAAAATGTTCAACTTATCTCTCCTCTACACTTGAATTgattaatttgcatttaaaataccaaataagGAAAATGTACTAAAAGTAGTTACTATTACTGTTTTCGATAAAATAGTCATATGTATCGTATATGTGACACTAGATGCATGTCTATGGgctcaaattatttgtaagagTTCTCTAGACATAAAGTaaacaatgaataattttggTCAACTTTCTTTGTTTCTTAATACTTGAAAAttggaatatataaaaagggggacgagaaaataacatttaaccTTTAAATACTTGTAGTCAAGAAATTATGTTATCATAGtagtcattttatataaaggatTAAAATGCTCAACTCTCTTTCCTCTACACTTAAAAAAGGATTGATTAATTTGCACTTAAAacaccaaataaagaaaatgtacTAAAAGTAGTTATAATATACTGTTTTCAGTAAAAGAGCCATATTTATCGTATACGTGACACTAGATGCATGTCCATGGTCtcaatttgtttgtaaaagaGCCCTCTAGACAATcaactaaacaaaaaataattttggtcaACTTTCTTTGTTTCTTAATACTTGAAAATTGGAATATATAGAAAGGGGGacgagaaaataatatttaatctttaaatacttGTAGTCAAGAAACTATGTTATCATAGtagtcattttatataaaggatTAAAATGCTCAACTCTCTTTCCTCTACACTTAAAAAAAGGATTGATTAATTTGCACCTAAAacaccaaataaagaaaatgtacTAAAAGTAGTTATAATATACTGTTTTCAGTAAAAGAGCCATATTTATCGTATACGTGACACTAGATGCATGTCCATGGTCtcaatttgtttgtaaaagaGCCCTCTAGATAATcaactaaacaaaaaataattttggtcaACTTTCTTTGTTTCTTAATACTTGAAAATTGGAATATATAGAAAGGGGGacgagaaaataatatttaatctttaaatacttGTAGTCAAGAAACTATGTTATCATAGtagtcattttatatattggatTAAAATGCTCATCTCTCTCTCCTCTACACTTAAAaaagaattgattaatttgcACTTAAAACACCAAATAAGGAAAATGTACTAAAAGTAGTTATAATATACTGTTTTCGGTAAAATAGCCATATTTATCGTATACGTGACACTAGATGCATGTCCATGGTCtcaatttgtttgtaaaagaGCCCTCTAGACAATCaactaagtaaaaaataattttggtcaGCTTTCTTTGTTTCTTAATGCttgaaaattagaatatatagGAAGGGGGACGAGAAAGTAacatttaatctttaaatatttgtagttaataaactattatagTCATTGTGTATACTATTTGCCTATATTatccttaatttaaaaaaatatatatgagtGTATCTCTTTAATTTGTACACATCACTATGTCTATGTATTCGACTTTGTGGAGGatacttttaaaaacagaAGCCAACTCCAGTTCATTTTGATGTGATGTGTTTTTCTCAGTACCCTAGTATTAGTGGTTTATAGTGACCATAAACTAATTATATGTActgtattaaattgaaattacatgtataatttgtaacccttatttaatttcagaacCATCCAAATGCcagtaataataattcgaTGGTTCGGATGCTCCGCCCAAAATATACGGAATGTCGTTAATCTAATCTGGTGTCAGTGTATCGACGCTCAAAGGTAGATTTTAAAGCCCGGtagttaatttatgtttatagcGGAGTTAATCTCCAAATCTAAAGACCTAACAGAATATTCAGGTAGCCACTGTGTATCGCCTCCTTACTAATTGCGCTGGATTCTTGGAATGCATAGTTATAGGGTGAAATTGATCTGTGCCAGCCCACTTATGTTGCCTTTATTTATAACCatattttccttttataaTTGGCTTTTTCTCCTTTTTTCTccttttttcttctttgttttgttttgttttgttttctttgtgtgtgtgtgtgtgtgtgtgcgtggATCGATcctgtttaattattgaaacactAGAGCAGTTGTCATTTGAGATTTCATTAAGATATTGGATTGCAAACATGATggttatcaaattaaaaacacatcAACCATGAAAAAACCTGTTGATGAATTTGTCTTCATTTAATATTGGCTACGATATAATGTATcaagtacttttatttatcggCATTGGTTGCAGGTGGTTTTAAAATGCCTCGACAAcgatttatgtataaaatcgaCAAAAGCAACGTGTATCTTCATATAAAAGAGATCTTAAAAGGAACGGAAGTACCGGAAGTAGGGACTACCAAGGCACCAGTCCTAAATTATCAAGATCCATTGTGAGAACGGTCAATAGAGAGGAAGTTAATTCATCACATTTCTATGGACATTTCTCTTTTCCTCTCTCTTCTTTCTAATACGTTTCCGTACTTCCTCACACTTTTGTACCCACCCAATTTTTTTCCGTGCAGGTGTAAATAACACAGAAAATtgggtaat from Aethina tumida isolate Nest 87 chromosome 1, icAetTumi1.1, whole genome shotgun sequence includes:
- the LOC109594704 gene encoding protein giant-lens → MYLESVIFVVLLSCTVSTRLPLEVFQHQPQEHHHHHRLHNTGNFHRKKVQEPSTMKILYQVGSSEEELPLCKAKSICNKVDLYDTPWIEKQCRCPNGRTCSTSLQYDDGFTFVEKTRQYKMCESVKKLPRCRFFRDTTWTITLHPNNTTDQVVHCHCPRNSLTYLVKRNVIHMPNDQLTFQYLFSCSPQMRLRCQRKEPCRLFTVRKRQEFLDEVNVNTLCQCPHAHRCPHHHTDYGVITSKTYDEDTIKTYTGYCLPS